In the genome of Chrysemys picta bellii isolate R12L10 chromosome 17, ASM1138683v2, whole genome shotgun sequence, one region contains:
- the LOC101931375 gene encoding galactoside alpha-(1,2)-fucosyltransferase 2-like isoform X2 encodes MKSLISWVSVRQFLFIFLYLLVVLGIAPFLHLQSQFHPQGQRIPSPSDPRQPSPPERGMWTVNSLGRLGNQMGEYATLYALAKMNGRQAYILPEMHRQLAPLFRITLPVIPGDMVQSIPWKDYELHDWMSEEYRHIEGKYVRLTGYPCSWTFYHHLRQEILQEFSFHDHVKEEANQYLAGLRGQRRNVTYVGIHVRRGDYVQVMAEHWKGVVADKAYLEKAMGYFRAKYQEPVFVVTSNGMEWCQENIDASRGDVYFSGDGKESSPGRDFALLVHCNHTIMTIGTFGIWAGYLAGGETIYLANYTLPDSPFLKIFKPEAAFLPEWIGINADLSPLQSGTTG; translated from the coding sequence ATGAAATCCCTGATCTCTTGGGTCTCTGTACGGCAATTCCTCTTCATCTTCCTGtacctgctggttgtcctgggcATCGCCCCCTTCCTACATCTGCAGAGCCAGTTCCACCCCCAGGGGCAGAGGATCCCCTCTCCCAGTGACCCACGGCAGCCCTCACCCCCGGAGCGGGGCATGTGGACCGTGAACTCCCTCGGGCGCCTGGGGAACCAGATGGGGGAATATGCCACCCTTTACGCCCTGGCCAAGATGAACGGGCGCCAGGCCTACATCCTCCCAGAGATGCACCGGCAGCTGGCGCCGCTCTTCCGCATCACCCTGCCCGTGATCCCCGGCGACATGGTCCAGAGCATCCCATGGAAGGACTATGAGCTCCACGACTGGATGTCGGAGGAGTACAGGCACATCGAGGGGAAATACGTCCGGCTGACGGGCTACCCCTGCTCCTGGACCTTCTACCACCACCTCCGGCAGGAGATCCTCCAGGAATTCTCCTTCCACGACCACGTCAAGGAGGAGGCCAACCAGTACCTGGCCGGGCTGCGCGGGCAGCGCCGGAACGTGACCTACGTGGGCATCCATGTCCGGAGGGGGGATTATGTCCAGGTGATGGCCGAGCACTGGAAGGGGGTGGTGGCGGACAAGGCCTACCTGGAGAAGGCCATGGGCTACTTCCGGGCCAAGTACCAGGAGCCGGTCTTCGTGGTGACCAGCAACGGGATGGAGTGGTGCCAGGAGAACATCGATGCCTCACGGGGGGACGTGTATTTCTCGGGGGACGGGAAGGAGTCGTCACCGGGGAGGGACTTTGCTCTCTTGGTCCATTGCAACCACACGATCATGACCATCGGGACCTTCGGCATCTGGGCCGGTTacctggctgggggagagaccatCTACTTGGCCAACTACACCCTCCCCGACTCCCCCTTCCTCAAGATCTTCAAACCTGAGGCCGCCTTCCTCCCCGAGTGGATCGGGATCAACGCCGATCTCTCCCCGCTGCAGAGTGGGACAACTGGCTAA